In the genome of Bradysia coprophila strain Holo2 unplaced genomic scaffold, BU_Bcop_v1 contig_232, whole genome shotgun sequence, one region contains:
- the LOC119075891 gene encoding transcription initiation factor TFIID subunit 7, with product MKPVEVKRDDGVELETQVILRLPEEPAKVLREAVREGANNLKDRLSVKLENDLRYGEVRLDHWHLHAKVVDLPSIIESLKTIDNKSFYKTADICQMIICKEEPDLPTVEEESPNKNKKKDPNKVDKKFLWPHGITPPCKNLRKRRFRKTLKKKFVEAPEIEKEVKRLLRADNEAVNCKWDVITEEDDHDKSIQQFMGDMDAQDPMMSMGATEKVKKSKGNKDRSGDRGNDSSQMPRDIDIFGEDLSSSDEDDHHNNINVDLDDSRLSADDSRMSDYSMQGGSSQMKMETEFTDAMFSSPLSRGGDGEASSSRHRSQFYDNERPESDDNDNDMVPQLSQESINERISDLRRQLNDLRNQRITKEQEILSIENQALRQRLQDSLDNILSQILDREMEMQEYQSMLQ from the exons ATGAAACCAGTCGAGGTGAAACGTGATGATGGCGTTGAGCTTGAAACCCAAGTAATCCTCAGATTACCCGAG GAACCAGCCAAAGTGCTTAGAGAGGCGGTACGCGAAGGAGCGAACAATTTGAAGGATCGGCTGTCGGTGAAACTCGAGAACGATCTTCGTTACGGCGAAGTTCGATTGGACCATTGGCACCTGCACGCCAAAGTGGTCGATCTACCGTCGATTATCGAATCGCTGAAGACCATTGACAACAAAAGCTTCTACAAGACAGCCGACATCTGTCAAATGATCATATGCAAAGAGGAGCCCGATCTCCCCACCGTCGAAGAGGAGTCGccgaacaaaaacaaaaagaaagatCCGAACAAGGTCGACAAGAAGTTTCTGTGGCCGCACGGCATAACACCGCCGTGCAAGAACCTGCGAAAGCGACGGTTCCGCAAAACGTTAAAGAAGAAATTTGTGGAGGCGCCGGAAATCGAGAAGGAAGTTAAACGACTGCTCCGGGCCGACAACGAGGCCGTCAATTGCAAATGGGACGTGATCACCGAGGAGGACGACCATGACAAATCCATTCAACAGTTTATGGGCGACATGGACGCCCAGGATCCAATGATGTCCATGGGTGCGACGGAAAAGGTCAAAAAGTCCAAAGGCAACAAAGATCGATCGGGCGATCGTGGCAATGATTCCAGCCAGATGCCTCGGGACATCGACATATTCGGCGAAGATTTATCGTCGTCCGATGAGGACGACCATCACAACAATATCAACGTCGATTTGGACGACAGTCGACTGTCAGCCGATGACAGCCGGATGAGCGACTATTCGATGCAGGGCGGTAGCAgtcaaatgaaaatggaaaccGAATTCACGGACGCAATGTTCAGCAGTCCGTTGTCTAGGGGCGGTGACGGTGAAGCATCGTCTAGTCGTCATCGCAGCCAATTTTATGATAACGAGCGACCCGAATCGGACGATAATGACAACGATATGGTGCCACAG TTGTCGCAGGAGAGCATAAACGAACGCATCAGCGATCTGAGACGACAATTGAACGATCTCCGCAATCAACGCATAACGAAGGAACAGGAAATTCTATCGATTGAGAATCAGGCGTTGCGGCAACGGCTACAGGATTCGTTGGACAACATTTTGAGTCAGATTCTGGACCGTGAAATGGAAATGCAGGAGTACCAGTCAATGTTGCAAtag